In Pygocentrus nattereri isolate fPygNat1 chromosome 26, fPygNat1.pri, whole genome shotgun sequence, one genomic interval encodes:
- the tmem74b gene encoding transmembrane protein 74B produces MERVNAVELRELGRAGSVRHGCHPAGVVNATFEEEEEEGEALPQPPFHRHREVPSLRSPEGEHEPEPEYSSQSVDYGFVCALVFLVSGILLVVVAYTIPREARVNPEQVSARQMEKLEMYYARLGSHLDKCIIAGLGLLTLGGMLLSVLLMASICKGELYRRRTFAGTGRPMKSYGSINMRMRQLAEGDGRDTLVECEPGGEAPQTGPQTQ; encoded by the coding sequence ATGGAGCGTGTGAACGCCGTGGAGCTCCGCGAGCTGGGCAGGGCCGGCAGCGTGCGACATGGCTGCCACCCCGCGGGTGTCGTCAACGCGACCttcgaggaggaggaggaggaaggagagGCGCTGCCGCAGCCCCCGTTCCATCGTCATCGGGAAGTACCGTCACTGCGCTCCCCCGAGGGCGAACACGAGCCCGAGCCCGAGTACAGCAGCCAGTCCGTGGACTACGGCTTCGTGTGCGCGCTCGTGTTCCTCGTCAGCGGCATCCTGCTGGTGGTGGTCGCCTACACCATCCCCAGGGAGGCGCGTGTGAACCCAGAGCAGGTGAGCGCGCGTCAGATGGAGAAGCTGGAGATGTACTACGCCCGCCTCGGCTCCCACCTCGACAAGTGCATCATCGCCGGGCTCGGTCTGCTCACGCTCGGCGGGATGCTCCTCTCCGTTCTGCTGATGGCGTCCATATGCAAGGGAGAGCTGTACCGGCGCAGGACTTTCGCCGGAACAGGGAGACCCATGAAATCGTACGGATCCATAAACATGAGGATGAGGCAGTTGGCGGAAGGAGACGGGAGGGACACGCTCGTGGAATGTGAGCCTGGCGGTGAGGCACCGCAGACCGGACCACAAACCCAGTag